The following nucleotide sequence is from Petrotoga sp. 9PW.55.5.1.
TACAATTCATCAACTACTTGAGCTATTTCATCTACGCTATGATCTGTCACAATAATAGATATTCCTGTTTTCGCAAGTTTTCTTATTATTTCTTGTATGTCTTTGACAGTTATTGGATCTATACCCACAAAAGGTTCGTCTAGAAGAATAACTTTGGGATCTGTTATTAAAGTTCTAGCAAATTCTAGCTTCCTTTTTTCTCCTCCTGACAAAGAATACGCGTATTGGTGTATTAAGGTGTCTAAACCAAATTCATTTAAAATATTTGTAATTTTCTTTTCTGCATTCTGAATTTTCAAAAGATCTGCTATCATTTTAAGATTGTCTATAACCGTTAAATTTTTAAAAACAGAAGGTTCTTGAGGCAGATAAGCTAACCCTTTTAAAGCACGCCTATGTATGGGCAAATGTGTAATAACTTCTCCATCCAGAAAAACATTCCCTGTATTTGGAACGACTAATCCCAATATTATTTTGAAAAGCGTTGTCTTACCAGCTCCATTCGGACCCAATAAACCAGTAATAAAACTTGCTTTTGATTCAAAATCTACAGAATCTAATACTATTTTTTTACCATAATTTTTAGAAATTTTTTTACATTCTACAATAATTTTTTCCATATTTTAGTTAGTTTTATTTTCTTCATTATTCAAATATTCTATAATATCATTTGTTATATCCCATTTAGGATTGAAATATATTACACCAATTTCGTTTAAAATTAGATCATACCCATTATCTTTTGCATATTGTGAAATCTTCAAAGCTACTTCATTTGTTATTTGATTCATTTTCTGTTGGTATTCTATTTGTAAAGCTTGATCATACTGATTAATACGGGCTTGTATTTGTTGGTAATTTTGTTGCAACTCTTCTGGGGTGGCACCTGACCTCTGAAGATCTAAGAATTGTTGTTCCATTTCACTTATTTTACCTTGATAAAATTGTAAATCCCTTTGATAAAGAGTTTCCAAATCTTTCCACTTGTAATAATTTTCGACTAGTTTTTTCAAAAGATACATATCCAATCTTTATGTTACTAACCTCTTGACTGAAAAAGCTATAACTGAAAAAGTCATTAAAACAACAACCACAGAAATTAATAATTTCTTGCTTTTAATCACTAATTACACCTCCAAAATAATTTATTATATTAAAGATTTCTTTGTTTTCTTGCCTCAAACAAAATAATACCCGCGCTTACAGAAACATTCAAAGATTCCACATTATTGGACATCGGAATACTAATAAGTTTGTCGCAATGATTCTTTACATTTTTTCTGATGCCGTTACCTTCATTCCCAAAAACAATACAAACATTTCCTAACCAGTCTATATCATAATAACTTTTTCCATTGGTATCAGCTCCATAAACCCAAATGTTTTTCATTTTTAATTCTTCAATGGTATTAGATATATTAGTTACTTTTATTATTGGGATTTTAAATATCAATCCGGATGAAACTTTTATTACAACTGGTGTTACATCTACAGAATTATCTTTTGGAATAATAATTGCATCCACTCCGGCTGCGACTGAAGATCTTATTATAGCTCCGAAATTGTGAGGATCTTGTATTTGATCCAAGATAACTAAAAATAAATTTTCTTTGTCCTCTATTACATCTAACGTTTCATACAGGAAATCCTTCCCAATATCTATAACTACTCCTTGATGTTTATTAGTTGAAGCCATTTTTTCCAACACATCGTTTGATGCAAAACTATAAGTATAATTTAATTTATCAACATTATCCACAAAACTTTTTAAAGAACCCTTTTCGGTTTTAGAGTTACTAAAAAAAATATGTTTAATGGGATATTTAGCATCTATTATTTCTTTTAATATGTTTTTTCCGTAGACATACAACTATCAATCACCTCTAATAATTCATTTATTCTGGAGTAATTATGAGTTAAAAAAAGGTAACCTATAACTGCTTCAAAGCCTGTAGATTTTCTATAATCCGCATCGTTTCCCCTTTTTTTTGCTCCGTTAGAATTTACAGCTCGCTTATAATAATTCATTTCCTCAGAAGTAAATTTGCTATAGATTAAATCCACAAATTTAGAGTGCGATTTTGCACTTAAAAATTTTTTAGAATTTTCATATATAGTTCTGGTTTTAATACGACCATCATTTAACAGCCTTAATTTATATACCAAAGCAATTACAGCATCTCCTATATATGAAAAATTATCTATAGGGATCTCACGTAAATCAGCAAGTTGAAGATCCCATAACTCTTCTAAATCACTCATACAGATATTATCTCCTCGTATAATATTAAATTGAGAAACACATTTTTCTTGGTTCTAAAATAGCCTTTTTCTTTTGTTTTTTATTCTTTTTTCTTTTATTCACTTTTCTTTTTTTATTGTTCTTTGAAAAGAGGTATCCTAATGCTAGAATTAAGATACGACTCATCTAGTGAAGGAAGATTCTAGCGCCTCCTTGCAAAACCCTTTGGGTTGTTGCCTGGGAAAGCGTGCTTCCTGACTTGGCTGTCATATGCTGCCAACTTCAATTACTGCATCTCTTTGATGAGATCAACAGCAAGACTGTTGTTGAAAGATGAATATCGTATTTTACTGATAAATCCATGGCTGAATGTTTTCCATCTATGTATTTTTTAACTACAGATATCTTGAATTCCTTTCTGTATGATTTATTTCTTTTTTTTGAGTCAAATACTTTTTCGCCATGTTTTATATATCTGTAATACCAGCTTCGTAAATTTGATTCGTCACACCCTATTGATTTTGCTATGCTTTCAAAACTTCCTTTTCCCGCTATATAATCTTCACATGCTTTTATCTTTATTTCTTTACTATATTTCCCTTTTCTTGACATAATAATTAATACCTCCAAAGTAGTTTTGCAATTTTTATTAATTACGTGTCTACTTTAGAGGTATCATATCATTGATAGAGGCCTTTAGAACTTATTAATGATTAGTTCTCAATGGGTGGATCTTCGTCTAGCAAACCATCAAGTTCACTTTTGTCGGATAATTCCATTTTTACGATCCATCCTCTGTTTTCAGCATCTTCATTGACTATTTCAGGGTTATCTTCTAGTTCATTATTAACTTCAATAACCTTCCCGCTTACGGGTGCATAAATGTCTTCAGCAGATTTTACAGATTCAATCGTACACAAAATATCACCTTTTTTAACTTCTTTTCCTACTTCTGGTAACTCAACATAAGTTACATCACCTAATTCTTCGGCAGCTTTTACAGATATGCCGATAGTAGCTACGTTACCTTCTACATCAACGTACTCATGAGCATTTGTGTATTTTTTCATTAAAAATTCCTCCTTTGCAAAGATAATTTATTAATATCCGGCTTTTTTAACTGCTCTTATTACTCCAACACAGATTAAAACCGCTATTATAATTTCGGGAATGCCATTAGTTAATGCGATAGCTAATAATACACCACCAACGGCATTAGTTCCTACACCCATCGCGGTTGCTATTCTTTCAGAAAATATAAGATACATCATCCCTAATACCCCTGCTGTATTGATTAAAGTACCTAAAGCAGCACTTACTCCCACAGAAACGCTTTCTTTCCATTTAGAAACTTTTTCTTTTTCACTCGAAAAGAATTTAAGAACTAACCAGTACGAATAATATGAAACCAACCCAATCAATATTCTGGGTAATACTGATACCAAAGGATTTATAAAAGCAAAAGATAAAATATTTGGCCTTAAAAGTGCTTGAATTATACTAGAAACTCCAAATATCAAACCAATAACCATACCAGCAACTGGACCTTCCAAAATAGCTCCAATAATTACTGGAATATGCATAGTTGTAGCGTTTGCCGGTGGAATCGGAATAAACCCTAATGGTGTGAATCCTAACACAAATGAGATCCCTGACAACAAAGAAATCGTTACTAACCTTTTTGTTTTTGAATGCATTTCTGCCTCCACTTAATTTTATTTCAAATATTTATCAAACCATTGTGTTATTTCTTTCAGCCTTCTTATCCTATGTTTTGGTTTTCCACTTCTACTTAACTCATGGTTTTCTCCTCGAAACAGTACCAGTTTAGATTCAACTCCATTGTACTTAAGTGATGTGAACATCTGTAAGCCTTCAGCAAGCCAACAACGATAATCTTCTTCAGAGTGAATAAATAGGGTTGGAGTTTTTACTTTATCCGCATATTTCATTGGTGAATGAAACCATAATTTTTCATAATCATTCCACGGAGTCGATGCTTGTTGATCCTCAACAAAATAATATCCTATATCAGTAGTCCCAAATTTTGATATCCAATTAGCTATGCTCCTTTGAGAAGCTGCCGCTTTAAATCTATCCGTATGTCCTATTATCCAATTCGTCATATATCCACCATATGAACCACCAGTTACACCTATTCTATTTTTATCTATAAAAGGATATTTTTCTAAAACTCTATCAACAAAATGCATTATATCTTCATAATCTATCGTTCCATATTTCCCTCTTATATCGGCGAATTCATTTCCTCTTCCATCACTGCCTCTAGGATTACAAAAAAGAACTGTGTATCCTTCGTTAGCCCAATATTGCATTTCATGAAAAAAAACTTCTCCACTATATACCGTCTTAGGTCCTCCGTGTATATCTAGTATAGCTGGATACTTTTTATTCTCTTCAAAATCAGTAGGTTTCATAATCCACCCTTCGATTTCAACATCGCCTTCGCCTAAAAAAGTTATTCTTTCAGGTTTTGACATCTTTTTTTCCTTAATAACCCACTCATTCAATTCTGTCAACTGTTCTTCCTTATTTTCATCAAGCAAATACAGCTCTTGTAGTTTCACATCTCTCATTCCTACAAAGATAACTTTGCCATTAAATACATCAAAACCGTCTACAGAACCATTTTTTGTAGTTAATTTTTCTCTTTTGCCACTTTCATCTATTCTGTTTATATAAGAATTTCCCCACTCTGTTGTTTCAAAATAAAAATAACTTCCTTCAACTTTGAAAGCATTATTAGAACCGTATCTACAATCAGAACCTACGGAACTCCACGTACTGTAATCAAAATCCGTTTCGATATTTTTAACTTCTTTAGTTTGCATATTCATTAAATAAAATTTCGGATTTTCATTTATGCCATAACTTTTCATATCACTTCCTAAAAAGATAATATTACCATTGAAAAAGTCTGCATAAAAATAATTGAAAGGATCTTCGTGAGTTAATTTTTCTAAATTATTATTGTTTAAATCATATAAAAACAAATCGGATCTTATTTCCATTTTATCTTTAAATGTATTAGATATGAAAAGGATTTTAGATTTTTCTTTGTTCAGTTTAAAACCTTCTACATTGGTTAATTCATCTGTTATTGGTTTCATCTGATTATCATCTAAAGAAAACAAATACAATCTATTTCTTTTCTTATTGGTAAAACCCTGACCATTAGACCAATATGGAATTTCATCTAATACTTCGTAATCTCTTTCTTCTTTAAAATCTTCTAACTTTTTTTCTTTCTCTTCACTGGATAATTTTTCAAAATCCTTATATTTTTCATCGTAAGATGCAGTTAATACAAACTTATTTTCTGAAATTGGTTCTATATCAGAAACAAAAAGAGGAATCTCAAAAAATTTTTCTGCCTCTCCTCCATAAATGTTAATCTTATAATATACAGTAAAGGGCTCTCCTTTTTCTTTTCTCTTTTTGTCTTTTTCATCTCTAATAGCTGAGAATAATATATTTTCATCGTCCATCCACACAAAAGAACTCTCTTTATTAAAAGTAGTTAGTTTTCTGGACTTTTTATTATCAACGTCATACAACCAAATATTTGATAAATACTTGTTTTCATCTACGTCCATTTCGTGAACTACATAAGCTAAATTCTTTCCATTAGGGGAAAATTTTGTCCCTGACAAAAACTTATACTTTGTAAAATCTTCCAAAGCTAGCTTTCCCATTTCTCTACCTCCCGTAATTTTTTCATATTAGTGAATCTTCACTATACATTTCTGGCAATGATATTTCATCAAAAGGATTTTGATTAAAAATTAATGCCTTTTTTTCTATACTTTCTTCTCTATTAATATTATCAACTATTTCTGGGCTATAAGTTAGACGAAATAAAGAGTATTTGTAAGGAATACCCAATTCTTTCAATTTCTTCATATCTCTTAACCAATCTGGTTCTTCCACAGGTGCATCAGAAGATATAAAAAGAGGAATATTGTTTTTATACAATTCATAGAACTTAAATGCGTTATTGAGATTGTTACCCAACCTACTTTTAATAAAAATCTTATCTGATTCTATAAACTGAGGTTGAACATCAATAATAAGATTGTATTTTTTAATTTTTTCAATCTGTTTTTCTTTTAATATTTGTGCGTGTATTATTCTATGTAGTAATTTAGGCTTAACTTCTTCAAAGACTTTCAGAATTTGTTGAACAGCTCCGTCTCCTATAGCATGCATTGCCAAATGAAGACCTTTACTCTCACAAAATCTAACAATTTCATTCAGTTCGCTATCTTCCCACAATTTTTCCCCGAAAGTATTTGAGTCGTTATACTTATCAATTAGGTAAGCTGTTCTTGCACCCAAAGAACCATCTAAATATATTTTAACACTTTTGAAGATTTTAAAATATCCATGATCATAATAATTTAAAAGTTGATCATAACTACTTACCGCAACTTTTTCATAAACAAAGAAATCAGTATCATTTAAAAATGGGAGTTCTTCTTTTGAAACTCCATGTAGATCATCTGAATGAACGAAGTTATAACCTTTTTTACTTAAATAAGTTTTTGCAGATTCATAATTATCTTTTATATTAGTAAAAGCACCGAAAGTTTCATAGAATCTGTCTATTGCTTTTTCTTTTAAAAAACCCTTTTCAAACTCTATATAATCTTCAAAATCTTTAAAATTAATCTGCTCAAACACTTTAGAATTAACTACTGCCTTATGACCGCATCTTCTAACCAACATAATCGGAATATCTTCGCTTATATCGTCTAAAAACTTTTTATCAGGAATTGAAAATTCTTCTGACCAACCTCGTAAGATTATTTTATCTGGATTCTTTTTCAATATATTAATTATAATTTCTTTTATTTCTGGTAAACTTTTATTTTCTAAAGAAGGTTGCACCAACTTTTCTCCAAATCCTAACAAATGGAGATGAGTGTCTGTAATGAAAGGTGTAACAAAAATATTTTTATTGTATTTGGTATTTATATATTTAAATTCGCCTTTTTTTGTAAGTTTAAACAAACTTTTATACCTCTTTTTTAAATTTCACTTTCATATTCAATATATTTTATCATATTTGCTGACTTAAAACTCCAATTTCTTGTCTAAGTATATATGGTAAATATATCACAGTTTTCTGATGTTTTCTAAATAAAAATAAAATAATTCATCCGAGAGTTGGTCGAACCCGGTGTAATAAGATTCAACCTTTTTGATTTTTTTATTCGGTCTTCTCAACATTTTAAACTCCCCCTTTAAAAATTTTGTTATTTATTTTAAAATTCTGATAATATCTTACCATATATTTTTAAGTTTGTCAAGTCGTGACTAAAAATTATTTATTATTTTCGATAATTTTTTAATATAATTATATTTTTTTGATTTTAGATATAAATTGATTATATTTTAGATGATATAATTTAAATGTAAGATTAAAAAGAAAGGAGAAATAGATGAAATATAAGATTGGATTAGCACCAATGGCAGATTATACCGATTATCCTTTTAGAAATTTAGCAAGGGAATTTGGAGCACAGTTTACCTTTACAGAGATGATTTCTGTAGATTCAATTTTAAGGGAAAATGAAAAAGTTGAGAAAATGCTTCCTCAAAAAAATGAAAGAAATATAGGTATTCAACTTTTTGGTAATGAACCTAAAAAATTTGTTGAAGCGGCAAAAAGGGTTGAGCATTTAGCTAGTTGGATAGACATTAATGCTGCATGCCCTGCCAACAAAGTTATTAAGAAAGGATCAGGAGCAGCTTTATTAAAAACACCTGAATTATTAGGCAAGATAATTAGAAATTTAAAAGCTAATATAAATTTACCTGTAGGAGTAAAAGTCAGAATAGGGTTCGATATAATTAATATCGAAGAAGTATCAAAAATTATTGAAGAAAATGGAGCAGATTACATTATAGTTCATGGAAGAACAAAAACTCAATTATACTCAGGAAAAGCTGATAGAAGTTTCATTAAGAAATTAAAAGAAAATATCAATGTTCCATTAGGAGCATCTGGTGATGTTTTTTGTAGAGAAGATATCGAAGATTATATAAATAATTATGGAGCAGACTTTGTCTTAGTCGCAAGGGGAGCAATAGGAAACCCTTGGATATTTATGAATAATAATTATATTCCTTCTAAAAAAGAACGTATAGAAGTATGTTTGAAACATTTAGCCTTAATGATTGATTTTTATAAGTCGGAAAATTTCGCAGTAAAAAAATTCAGAAAAGTACTAATTAAATACTTTTCTGGTTTTGAAGGTGCAAAAGAAATAAGAAAAAGAATGCACACTCTTAATACTTTTAAAGACGTTTCTAATCTGATCGAAAATGTTTTAAAATAGCGATTAAGCTATTTCATCTAATAATATTCCTTCAATATCGTTTAAGGCCTTCGCTAATTTTAGAGACACCTCAGGGGGAATTTGTCTAATTACTTTTTCAGTTTCTTTATCAACTATCTTGACTATTAATATGTCTAAATCTCTTTCTAATTCAAACCTCGCTTCCCCTTTGAAAATTTGAGAAAGTTTATCTAGTTTTTCTTTTATGATTTCAGAAATTTTGTCTAATTCTTCATTAGTAATCTTTTGATTCGTCATAGATTCGTTATTTTGTTTCTGAGTATTTAGATTAATATTAACCATATCTTTCTCTCCATTGGGAGATTTTATCTGATTAATATTAAAATCAGTATTCCCGCCAATATTTGATATCCCCATCATGATCACCAATCCTTATTGAATTTTATCAATATTTTATCGTCTAATTTTTACTTAACTTTAATTTTTTATTATATTATAAACATAGCATCGCCAAAGGAGAAGAAACGATATTCTTTTTCTTTTGCAATTTCATACGCGTCCATTATAAATTTATAATCAGAAAATGCTGAAACTAAAAAAAGGAGTGATGATTTAGGTAGATGAAAATTGGTTATAAGAGCGTCTACAATCTTAAATTCAAACGGGGGATAAATATACAGACTTGTTTTGTCAACTAATTTATTAGGGTTTCTTGAAATTGATTCAAGAGTTCTAACGACCGTTGTTCCAACAGCAATAACTCTTTTTCCTTGAGCTTTTGTTCTTGCAATTTCGTGAAGCACATCCTTAGAAACATTAAAGTACTCTTCATGAATTTGATGATTTCTTATATCCTGTTCTTTAACAGGTCTAAACGTATCTAATCCTACATGAAGTGTGATTTCTGCAAATTTAATGCCTCTAACTTTTAATTCATCCATCAATTCTTTTGTGAAATGCAACCCTGCAGTTGGCGCTGCTACAGCGCCATCAAATTTTGCGTATTCTGTTTGATACTTGTTTGGATCATCGAGTTCTTTTTTGATATACGGTGGAAGCGGAATTTCCCCTATTTGTTCCAACTTTGAATAAAATTGTGGCTCTTGAAATTCTAAAATCCTAGATCCATCGTCAAGATGTTCTACAACCGAGCAAGATAAGTTGTTTTTAAAATAAAGTTTATTCCCTGTTTTTATCTTACCTCCTGGTTTTACAAGAGCTTTCCATCTTTTTTCGCTACCGTCTTTCTCCAAAAGAAGAACTTCTACGTGAGCCCCTGTTTCTTTCCTACCGTATAACCTAGCTGGAATAACCTTAGTATTATTTAACACCAAAAGATCCCCCGGCTCAAGATAATCCCCAATATCTTTAAATATTTTATGTTCAATGCTTTTTGTTCTTCTATTAATAACCATCAGTTTACAACTATCTCTAGGTTCGGCTGGTTCTTGAGCAATAAGTTCATCTGGCAAATTGTAATCATATCTTTCTAAATCAAATAATTCTTCACTCATCAATAAACCTCCGCAATTCTAATAATTTTTCTTTATCAAACTTATACTCCTGAAACTTGTCTTGGGAAATCATATAATACCCAAATTTATTACTGAAATAAACTATAAGCTTATCGGCAGGTGATTCTAAGTAAACTCTCTTTTTTTCTATTAATCTTCGTAATATATTTTTATCTTCTTCACTTTTTAAAATATAATCAATATTTTTATCAAACACAATTACAGCAGGAAAAAATACCAAATTCTCAATATACAAGTTATCTAGCAAATCTAAAAAGATATTCATATTATTTAAATCATTGTATCTAACCACATTACTTCCATCAATAACAACACCTTTTCTAGAATTTAAATTCATAAGCCTAAAATGATAGTAAGAAATGTTTTTTAACTGAACTTCTACCATCTGTTTTTCGTACTGACCCAAACTTTTAAAAATATCCTTTATTTTTTTATACAAAGACAGTTTAGTTTCAAGTGGATCTATGCTTAATATTTCATCCAATAAATTTTGAACGAATGGAGTCTTCACATCCAAAGGTATATAAGTTATCAAGGAATAAAGATCTATGAAATCCTTAAAATTTAATCTTTTTAATATAACTTGTTCGTTATAAAATTCGACACCGTATTTTTTCAACTTTTCGTTGTATCCACCTGGTGGAAATTTATTAGGAAAAATCAAAAACTTTAAATTATCAATGGCTTCTTGATTTAATTTATAATACCTTTTTAAATCCTCAAATCTGTTTTCTTTTGGCTTACGCAGTATATGCATGATCAAAAATTGAAAATCATTGATATGTTTTTTAGAAATTTTTAATTCTGCATCTCTACCTAATACTCTGTAAATCCAGAACATTTTTCTTGGATTTAATTCCCTTGGCTTTCTTATTATCCCATTGGCCTTTTCTATTAATGCCCTTGTCTTTCTACTGTGAGCTTTATAATCCTTTTCTGAAATTACGTTTAGTATGCGCTGAATCGACACTAGAATATAACTCCTTTTCTATCTTTGATTTCAATTCTTCATACTTTTCTCCAAACGATTTGATATATAAATCTCGGTATCTGATATTTTCGTTGTATGAAATATGGATCTCTAACCTTTCTTCAGGTGTAAGATAATCTAAAAAGTTTGCCCATTCAATTATATAAACTCCATCAGAATCGGTAAAAATTTCCAAATATTCTATTTCTTGAGGATCAGTCAATCTGTATAAATCTATATGGTACACTCTTGGATTAGTATCATAAACTTTTATCAAAGAAAAAGTTGGACTTGTTACATTTATTGGTTTGTCAGACAGCCCGTTTATAATATATGAAGTTAAAGTAGTTTTTCCAGTTCCAAGATCTCCTAAAAGTAAAACTTTTGCTCCTGGAAATAGACATTTTGATACAGCGATACCTAATCTTTTAATATCATCAAGACCATATTTTTTTAAACTTATTATTATTGCGTCACTCCCCATTCACATTTTTCTTTTAAAAAACATTTTTTACAGTTCGGAACCTTTTTACAATATTCTTTAGAGTGGTTAACTATTAACGCATGGAATTCGTTAAAAAGTTGAGCATCTTTTGGCAAATTCTTCTCAAAAAAGTCTTTTATCTCATCATAATCTTTTGACAATCGAAATCCTAATCTTGTAAACATCCTTTTTGTGTATGCATCTACAACAAAAACGGGTTTTTCAAATGCATATAAAAGTATAGAGTCTGCAGTTTCTTTACCTATCCCTTTTATACTAAGCAATTCTTCTCTCAAATTCAAAAGATCTTTTTGCTTTATTTTATTTACATCAAAATCATAACCCTTAAGCCATTTCAAAAAGTTTTTCAGTCTTTTACTTTTCAAATTATAAAAACCTGATGATTTAATCAATTCAGCCAGCTTTTCTTCGCTAATTCTATACAATTTAAAAGGTTCTAAAAGATCTTTATCTTTTAAATTTTCAATTGACTTTTCTACGTTTTTCCATGAAGTATTTTGAGTAAGAATTGCCCCAACAACTACTTCAAACCAATTCTCTGCGGGCCACCAATGTTGTGAACCATAAAATTTATACAATTTTTGGTAAATTTCATACACTCTATTCAATATTTACCTCCAAACTACATGCTCTGGCACTTGTCCTTCTAAAGCTCTTATTACATCCTTTGCAACCATCAGAGACATCTTATTTCTCGTTTCATGGGTAGCTGAACCAATATGAGGGGTAAGAACAACGTTCTTTAAATCAGCTAATCCAGGAGTTAATTTTGGCTCATTTT
It contains:
- a CDS encoding amidohydrolase family protein translates to MFKLTKKGEFKYINTKYNKNIFVTPFITDTHLHLLGFGEKLVQPSLENKSLPEIKEIIINILKKNPDKIILRGWSEEFSIPDKKFLDDISEDIPIMLVRRCGHKAVVNSKVFEQINFKDFEDYIEFEKGFLKEKAIDRFYETFGAFTNIKDNYESAKTYLSKKGYNFVHSDDLHGVSKEELPFLNDTDFFVYEKVAVSSYDQLLNYYDHGYFKIFKSVKIYLDGSLGARTAYLIDKYNDSNTFGEKLWEDSELNEIVRFCESKGLHLAMHAIGDGAVQQILKVFEEVKPKLLHRIIHAQILKEKQIEKIKKYNLIIDVQPQFIESDKIFIKSRLGNNLNNAFKFYELYKNNIPLFISSDAPVEEPDWLRDMKKLKELGIPYKYSLFRLTYSPEIVDNINREESIEKKALIFNQNPFDEISLPEMYSEDSLI
- a CDS encoding transposase; this encodes MSRKGKYSKEIKIKACEDYIAGKGSFESIAKSIGCDESNLRSWYYRYIKHGEKVFDSKKRNKSYRKEFKISVVKKYIDGKHSAMDLSVKYDIHLSTTVLLLISSKRCSN
- a CDS encoding tRNA-dihydrouridine synthase, giving the protein MKYKIGLAPMADYTDYPFRNLAREFGAQFTFTEMISVDSILRENEKVEKMLPQKNERNIGIQLFGNEPKKFVEAAKRVEHLASWIDINAACPANKVIKKGSGAALLKTPELLGKIIRNLKANINLPVGVKVRIGFDIINIEEVSKIIEENGADYIIVHGRTKTQLYSGKADRSFIKKLKENINVPLGASGDVFCREDIEDYINNYGADFVLVARGAIGNPWIFMNNNYIPSKKERIEVCLKHLALMIDFYKSENFAVKKFRKVLIKYFSGFEGAKEIRKRMHTLNTFKDVSNLIENVLK
- a CDS encoding flagellar protein FlaG; translation: MGISNIGGNTDFNINQIKSPNGEKDMVNINLNTQKQNNESMTNQKITNEELDKISEIIKEKLDKLSQIFKGEARFELERDLDILIVKIVDKETEKVIRQIPPEVSLKLAKALNDIEGILLDEIA
- the lptB gene encoding LPS export ABC transporter ATP-binding protein, which gives rise to MEKIIVECKKISKNYGKKIVLDSVDFESKASFITGLLGPNGAGKTTLFKIILGLVVPNTGNVFLDGEVITHLPIHRRALKGLAYLPQEPSVFKNLTVIDNLKMIADLLKIQNAEKKITNILNEFGLDTLIHQYAYSLSGGEKRKLEFARTLITDPKVILLDEPFVGIDPITVKDIQEIIRKLAKTGISIIVTDHSVDEIAQVVDELYVLHKGEVIAHGVPNDVLEDHKVKENYLGW
- the gcvH gene encoding glycine cleavage system protein GcvH; translated protein: MKKYTNAHEYVDVEGNVATIGISVKAAEELGDVTYVELPEVGKEVKKGDILCTIESVKSAEDIYAPVSGKVIEVNNELEDNPEIVNEDAENRGWIVKMELSDKSELDGLLDEDPPIEN
- the rlmB gene encoding 23S rRNA (guanosine(2251)-2'-O)-methyltransferase RlmB — protein: MYVYGKNILKEIIDAKYPIKHIFFSNSKTEKGSLKSFVDNVDKLNYTYSFASNDVLEKMASTNKHQGVVIDIGKDFLYETLDVIEDKENLFLVILDQIQDPHNFGAIIRSSVAAGVDAIIIPKDNSVDVTPVVIKVSSGLIFKIPIIKVTNISNTIEELKMKNIWVYGADTNGKSYYDIDWLGNVCIVFGNEGNGIRKNVKNHCDKLISIPMSNNVESLNVSVSAGIILFEARKQRNL
- a CDS encoding ECF transporter S component, yielding MHSKTKRLVTISLLSGISFVLGFTPLGFIPIPPANATTMHIPVIIGAILEGPVAGMVIGLIFGVSSIIQALLRPNILSFAFINPLVSVLPRILIGLVSYYSYWLVLKFFSSEKEKVSKWKESVSVGVSAALGTLINTAGVLGMMYLIFSERIATAMGVGTNAVGGVLLAIALTNGIPEIIIAVLICVGVIRAVKKAGY
- a CDS encoding OmpH family outer membrane protein — its product is MKKLVENYYKWKDLETLYQRDLQFYQGKISEMEQQFLDLQRSGATPEELQQNYQQIQARINQYDQALQIEYQQKMNQITNEVALKISQYAKDNGYDLILNEIGVIYFNPKWDITNDIIEYLNNEENKTN
- a CDS encoding S9 family peptidase, with the protein product MGKLALEDFTKYKFLSGTKFSPNGKNLAYVVHEMDVDENKYLSNIWLYDVDNKKSRKLTTFNKESSFVWMDDENILFSAIRDEKDKKRKEKGEPFTVYYKINIYGGEAEKFFEIPLFVSDIEPISENKFVLTASYDEKYKDFEKLSSEEKEKKLEDFKEERDYEVLDEIPYWSNGQGFTNKKRNRLYLFSLDDNQMKPITDELTNVEGFKLNKEKSKILFISNTFKDKMEIRSDLFLYDLNNNNLEKLTHEDPFNYFYADFFNGNIIFLGSDMKSYGINENPKFYLMNMQTKEVKNIETDFDYSTWSSVGSDCRYGSNNAFKVEGSYFYFETTEWGNSYINRIDESGKREKLTTKNGSVDGFDVFNGKVIFVGMRDVKLQELYLLDENKEEQLTELNEWVIKEKKMSKPERITFLGEGDVEIEGWIMKPTDFEENKKYPAILDIHGGPKTVYSGEVFFHEMQYWANEGYTVLFCNPRGSDGRGNEFADIRGKYGTIDYEDIMHFVDRVLEKYPFIDKNRIGVTGGSYGGYMTNWIIGHTDRFKAAASQRSIANWISKFGTTDIGYYFVEDQQASTPWNDYEKLWFHSPMKYADKVKTPTLFIHSEEDYRCWLAEGLQMFTSLKYNGVESKLVLFRGENHELSRSGKPKHRIRRLKEITQWFDKYLK
- a CDS encoding Mini-ribonuclease 3, which translates into the protein MSDLEELWDLQLADLREIPIDNFSYIGDAVIALVYKLRLLNDGRIKTRTIYENSKKFLSAKSHSKFVDLIYSKFTSEEMNYYKRAVNSNGAKKRGNDADYRKSTGFEAVIGYLFLTHNYSRINELLEVIDSCMSTEKTY